The genome window ataaCAAATATTAGTTTAATTACCTTGGTGGGGACCGGCTAAGACTTTTACTGCGGCTACGATGCCTGTATCGACCAACTTCAGCAAGTTTTTCCTGCCTTTGTCGTTCCTGTTCTCGTTTCTTAGCAATCTCAGCAGCTGTGTCCTTTTTAACTGTCAAAAAACATAAGCTTAGTATGCTTACATGCATAGGAGACTACTAGCACCAACCAAAATCTAATATGCAGATTGAATGTAACAATTAGCACATACTTTGCTTGTTAAGCTGTTTGCTCATTATCCTCTTAAGTCTTTCTTGTGGTGTTTCTTTCTTTTCAGTCTGGGGAGTTTTACCAGTTCCTCCAGAAGCACCCTTGCTTAGTTTAGCTAGTGCTGATGATGTACTGTTAACAGAAATCACATGTCAGTAATGATGAAAAATACAAGACGATTTTCCAGTAACAGAGATATGCTCAAGTCGAGACGGCATATCATGCCCATGGAAAATAAAGTAAAGGGTTCTAGACAAACACAGGATATCAATTGCAAGCAACTCGGATGCACATACAGCCGCTCTCTTCATAACATTGTAATCGTCATGACAAACCTGGGGGGCGGTTTCAAAAGTTTTGAAGTTCTTTCCTGTTCCACAGACAAAGAAGACGCAGGATCACTGTGAAGTGCCTCAAGAATTTGACCACCTGACAACCTGCAAGGATATGGGGTATTATAGCCATAATACTTCACAAGGACCAAAGATGCGCAGGTCATAAACTCCACAGCTGACTGTAGATCTATGCATGTTAAATCTTCTTCCTGCTTAGCAAAAATAAAAGGAACCATAAAATGCATGCCTATCTACAAAACAACTATTTTTTTACACCATAGATACCATCATGACCATGTCTTGATCTATCCTATTCCTGACAAAGTCATCTTCAGAATACCAGGACTGATGTAATAAGCTCCATCAGAGAAAAGTTCGTCCAATGTATATTTGCAAATATTAAAAGTCGAGTTTCCCGACCGGTTAGGTATGTCAATTCGTATTGGAGACGAAGGCGGAGAGATCCCTGAAACTTTTGGTACACTGGTGTCATCAGAACCTCCAAATTCAGTAATATATTCAACCCTAGGAGCCTTCGGCTTGCTCCGATAATTGCTTTCAGCATGTATCCCACGGCCATGATGCCTAGAATGGGATGGTGAACGAGATCTTGATCTCGACCTTGATCTGTCAGCATGAAATATATATACAGAGATTAAGGAAAAGCAGATACTTTTGCTGAAAACAAAATTACAATGAACATGGAATGCACCTTCTGCCCCTTGAATATGCTTCATATGATGGGCTTCTCCTTTGCTCCCTATATTCATTATATATATGGTGTCAGGCATCAGAAGTATAACCTTGTCATAAAAATGATTCCAGTTTGTCATAAAAATGATTCCAgtttgacacccttccccagaccccgcacagagcgggagctctctgcactgggtacgcccttttttgtCTTCTTTGTTAGAACTTAGAAGAATGATAAATAGCATTACCTATAAGGATCATGATAAGATACCCGTCCAACAGAACGTGCTGCCTCCCGCTCTTTTTCCCGCTCAATCTGAGAAGGCTTTCCTTCTTTCTCTACGGCTCAATTTTTTCTGTACAATTTGATTATATTACTTCTTGCAAGAAGCAAAAAAGCAAGTAAATAGACAAATATTACATGCTATTAAGGCACGCACGATAGATGGGTCGCCTTTAACAATTTCTTTCTGCCGCttctcctcttctttgttttttttgtcCTTGTAAACAAGCCAGTTATATCTTTTTATCCCAAATTCCTTGGCTATACTTTCCATTCGCTCATCACTGCTATCATCACTACTGAAGTCcttgtcatcatcctcatcttcttcctcttcatcatcatcatcactgtctaGGTCTTCAGATTCCTCATTTCCTTCCCCTTTATATGAGTATCCAACCTGTGAATATGCACCTTTGCTAGCAGGAGGCTGTGAGGATTGAGGTCTACCAGAAACAAAAACAAACAATAACTAAGAGTGAAaccagaaaaaaaaatgaaacacAGGATTTGATGAAAAATAAACTGTATCTCACAGAGAAGCAACGATACGAGTCATACCAAATGGTTAAAATAAACATTCTAGGTATGCATAATGTTATGTACCCCATTATTTAAGTCTGGTTTACATCTGGAATATTCAGAACAGAGGGAAGATGAATAAATTGGTGTCTACTCAGGTATGAGCTGATTTGTGCACTTATTCGGTAGATTCAAGTATCCAACTAACGACCTGCTAGTTCAAAAAATCAGGAATGTCGAATTAAATGCTCTCATCTTGTTCAATTTGGCTGATGTCCACAAATGAGCTAGATTATTTGGAAAGTCTCTCCCTCTATCTTTCTTCTCTGTCCCCATACTAGCATCACTCTATTCCAACTTTTGTTAATGATTGTTTTCTTGGCCTTAGGTTAAACTTCTTTTAATCATAAATTTAGAGTTAAGCTAGTCCAGGCAAATGTCAATGCATATGAGAGCTAATCATGCTAGGAACATAGCAAATCACAAGAGCGACAGACATTGGCAATGACATACACATCTGCATAAACAAGTGTCAAGTTTATCAGCTTTTGTAATTTAACTAAACATATCTTCTGTATTATTTTCAGATAAACATGAACACATAATAACGAGTAGGCTGTCTATGGCACAACGGCAGGACTAGATGAAAATATTTTTATCCTAATCAGTCCCTAAGGTTTAGAGTGCTGAAAATACAGGTAGCCACCTAAACCTGCAAGCACAAGCCTCTTCTTTCTGTGCTTGTTGGGAGGAATATTGTTGGACAATTAATTTGTCAAATGCGGTGAAATGTGCCAACAGAAACAGCCCAAATTGAGATTCTCTGAAAAATATCTTCCTTTTAACAACCACCAAGATGTTTTCTAGTAGTCAATGACATACTAAATATGTACAAAGCATTGAAGATGATATTTATTAAGTTCAAGGCTTCAAGCACTCTTTGACTGAATCGGCATAAAAAAGTTGATAAAACCAGTATGGTGTTTTTTTTTATCAGACTTTCATTATGATTATGCAAAAGCGTTAAACAGTTAAAAACATATCGGTAATACCCAGATACACTTGTGTTTAAGCAATTAATCCTCTTAAGAATGAAAATATTCTAGAAGAAATTTATAAGGCTATACAATTTACTCCAACAGAAATTTTCAATGATAAAAAATCATACAGTCCTCTAATATCAGTTGTCTGTGTAGTTTCCCTAGTCATACGATACTTTAATGTCTGTTATAAGTGTAGCTTCCCTGAGCAACAACAACCACAAAATATCTTGCAAACCTTTGAGTTTGATGAAGTACTTTACTCATTCGGAATCAAAACTTATACCAATGCATGAATGCAATTTTTATTAGGTAGAGCAGCAAAGAGAAACGTGAGAGAGTGGAATCTGTCTGAACAACTGTCTTTAGAAAAGGGGTGTAAAACAATAGTGATCCATGTGCATAGTAACGACCTAGGAACAAGTTCCTTTTACTACTCTGTTGTCATTACTAGTACTATACTCATATTTTATATCAATCCTATTGTAGGGTCAATCCTCTGACCTACCCCAAGTTGCTAGGGACTACCAGCTTTTGTGGTAGTGGTGGTGTCATTTAGTAGAGCAAAGAATTATTGCTCTAATTCCTTAACATTTCACAACAATGTTCTGTGTATAAATGTAACTATGTAAGTTGCAAGAGCAGTAGAGGAAATAGAGGACACAAAATTAAGAGCAAGCGTACTTGTCAAAGCTAAAAGGAAGAAGAGCTTTTGCCTCCAACTCTTGAACAACATGCTGCAAACCGGCCTCATCAGAAACTGCGAAAAGAAGTAAATGTTCAGTTAACCAGTGCTATGAATTGAGAAATAGCACCCTTTTTATGTACTAATTTAGGAACAAAGTGTGCATCAGGACAATCCCTCAAGTGATGTAAATGGATGCAAGACATGAAATTCCTACAGCAACAGCAATAGAACAGAGAAACCAAAAAGGTACCGACATCCTCTGCGACGATGCTTAATCAAATCCCGATAACGTTCAAAATTAACAAATTCCTCTAACTCTTCCTTTTCTTCAGATTTCTCTTGGACTCGAAAAGGACGAGAGCTCGAGTCTCGGATAAAATCAAGCAATGCACGACCATCAAATCTGTTCATTGTAAAGATAATGGGTATTGATTTTCTTGTTCTTAGGATAATCTATCATGAACACAATAAATGATAGTTACCTGTCAATCAAAACATCTTGCTTTCCATTCCATGGTATCCTGCAAGAAAGCATAGTGAATGAGTAGCAGCAATCAAGCGATGACAACAAGCCGTCATTTCCAATTTTCAGTAAACTGAATATTTTTACAAGGAAGAGATAATATCCATTTTTTGGAGATAACAGACTATGCTTCATCAGAGAAAATTGGCAATGCCATGGTTTTATCCGAGACTCAGCGCCCCAGACTCCATCATCAGTTATTACAGTAAACTTTCAACTCGCACAGGATAACCCACGAGACCAAATCCGGAACAGTGCCTCCGCTGCGACCAAGCATcgcaccgcaccgagagaagGAAAGATGGTGAGAGAGGGCGGGGCACGCACAATCCCTGCTGGTCCTCGGTGGCCTGGTACAGGGCGTCGTCGCGGTGGACGCGGCACCGAGTGCCGGAGACCTGGAGCGCCTGCTGCGGGTCGCCGCGGCGGCGAGCGAGGTAGGCGGCTCGGCGCTGCGCCCGGCGGCGGGCCGCGTCCATGAGGTCGTGGACCTTCCGCTCCGACCGCCGCGCCTCGTGCCACATCGCGCCTGCTCCTTCCGGAAGGCTGTGCTGGAAGCCGTGTGGGGCAGTGGGGGTCGCTTGCTGCGTGGAAACCTAACCCTAGGAAGGTGCTAGAAGCAACGGGGGAAGAGACCTGTGAGGAGAGGAGACGACGAGTGCCAAACTCCCAAACCCGTATACATGCCAAATGGACAGTCTCCGGCCTGGCCCGCTAAAGCACGGCTCACTAGGCTTGTCGTGCCATGCCGAGCCCGTCCATGGGCGGTGGCAACAGCCCAACCACGGCAGATAGGGAAGGTTCCCCAATAACTCTTTCTCTTTTTTATCATTAAAAAAAACTCCATCTCCCCTCTCtctcaaaaagagagagagagagttgcatCTCCCCCAATAGCATGGGCTCCACAACTGACACTTCTTTTTCTCTCCTCACTATCCGTACCAGACTACTATAGCTGCCGTCCTCCGCAACCGCCGTCGCCCGCAGGGGTTTGGAGTAGCGCAGATCCTCTTTGTAGagcttggtggtggtggcgagaGCACTACCAAGCGTGCCAGCCTCTCCTCCGACGATGTCTCCACCCTCCGGTGATCTAGGCCTACCTCCTCAGACCCGCGCAACGAGGTATAGAGGGTTGTGCTTGTCGTCGTCGTTGTTGCGAGCGATAGCATGTAGGCGTCGTTGGCACGCCATGGCTAGGAAGAGGAGCTTTCaagcggcggccatggcagaaTTGGATCTAAGCTCGCACCCGCTCGAGCTCGGTGGAAATGGTAGGTGGTGGATGAAGAGAAGGTGGCGGGGCCAAAGGAGAAAAGGGGACGAAGAAGGGAAAGGGGGCCATGGCCGAGGGCAGAGGGGATGGGGAAGAGGCAACATGGTTGGGCACCCGTGAAAGGTCCTCATATGGCTagaagaggggtgaatagcctattaaaaattctatgaAAGCACTAAAGCAAATTGATTAGTAAGACATGGcgcaatgcaattttgctctagctttacCAGGGCTGCAAGCCACCTAACCCAACaaatctagttactatgatcactagcacacacaagagctaagtctctactcactaagttagtgtgctttcatggactaactaaagagccacactaaccaaattaacaagctctcaaagattagctacactaaagagcttgacaactagtttgcggaaaAGTAGATGagagagtagggtgattataccgcgcATCGAGGGATAAAtcaattacaagatgaataccaatcaatcaccgagagaaataTAAGAGACAAGTGACACACTAATTTTCTCGTCGGCACGCTAGTtctcattgtgtcgaccaacacttggtggttcaatggctaataggtatcacacacctagcccacaagaggcgccgcaagaacctacccacaagtgaggtaactcaatgacacgagtaatttactagagctaccttgcggctcttcgctggggaaggtgcaagacccctcacaatcaccgaagccggccacgaacaatcaccaacacatgccgaagctcctccgctactccaagccgtctaggtggcggcaaccaccaagagtaacaagaaatccacagccacaatgatccccaagtgccactagatgcaatcactcaagcaaatgcacttgaaatcactcctaatctcactatgatgataaattaatgatgaagatgagtgggaggtgtttgcttaggctcataaGGATGTTAGAAATGTCAAagtaccaagagagtgagctccaAGCCGGCCAAATACTATTTATAGACGCCccctcgaaatagagccgttgctctgctcgtgggctgaccggacgcactgaccggatggaccccagcatccggtcgccctcGGCTGTCCACGTGTTCTCATTCAAACCTCGCCCATTCATCTCCAACGGTCAAGTCATAGTCACGCGAAACGATAAGTTATGACCGGACTCACTGCACGATTGATCGGACTCTAAGCCACGCAGCGTcaggtcgagtacagagaggttctaaaACCGTTAAACTTTGACCGGATGCGTCATATCATAGACGATCGGATGCGCCAGTGAGTCCAGTCGCTACATCTCAACTATGCACGCACCACTGAGTACTGACCGACTCAGGAACAGTGTTCCCCGCGCGTTTGGTCACGCCAGCGTTCGATCGACCGCCTGAGCACCTCCTTTGTGCGTGATGACTGGACGCGACCACGAGTCAGCTACTTGCGTCCGGCCCTTGCTTGGCACCCTCGGCCAGCACTTCACGCCACCGGCTATAATTGATCGGATGCTGCCTAGGGTCAGGTCCCACGTCTGGTGTAACGTCCGGTCAGGGACTGCCGTCGCCTTTcctttttctatctcctcaaccACTTTTCCCTTCCTTCCAACTTggtaaccacaaagtgtagaactttgtgtgtacgtgtgttagcatttttaaagcattttacaagggtcaaagttagcacactaggttcctaaatgcaatgcatgaatcatatcacctagtggcactcgataaaccgcttagccaaagatttcccctctttatagtatggctccttctatggtgtcttgagtgcaaacaaAAATAGCTCATattattatacctttgccttgagcccatttttgtttttctctttcttccattccaaatgtgaagcacttgatcatctcttttgtggcCATCATCTTCACCATGGCCATCATCTAGCATCAGCACTTGGGTTGGATCACCTTATCTAATTcatacacttagatcaaaggttagtcctaggtttcatcaattaaccaaaaccaaactagggctttcggTCTCTCCattttttgtaattgatgacaaccctttacaaagatattcaatgaaattttcttggattcatgttgcttgcccaagcatattaccatgtgtaaaggttatggacaagtttcataaacccaatTTAGTaacattagctccccctacatatgtgctaagagtttggatttgaaagcttgcacatatgcatggattaggaagtgtggggaagtaatggctaccaaatgatgctaaggtgtaaagaatggacctttgaagcatgataccaatcggagttgccatttgaacaccatccttaataccatggtttgctagatatcacttgaaaataaaagacactagatacctcatgagatcaacattagaaacaAAGGCTCTAGCACCACTTGTAAATTCaattcaagtgtctagctatcctatgcatgctagtttttcattacATCAACcattttctacaatctagcatacaccacacaaacataGATATGgaattaaaacttgtgccatgcaagcaaacatatgtaatgcacatacaaatacaacatacaagtttataagcttgctccccctacttgtgtgcttcaagttttaattgatccccttcacTTCTCCTATCTTATCTTTATGTTACTTCTCTCCCGTTTGCAATATCTTtgggaatttctctccccctttgtcatcgatgaccacaaaaggtgagctcaaattttagatatgtTGTGTAAAACCATGTGAAgtaaggatcatttttccaaatttggttcaatctagattacttgcaaaagatatttaactcggtttgaaccaagaacaagcttcttcacacctccaaataagggttatcttgtaccatgctgagttaaacacttatagctcattttctagattaaacactaggttcacaagctcacaaacaagtcatatgctaccactagatcatttcaagcatacaagcaatagtggtaccatacaagcatcaaattcatttgattttcatgaatgaacctaAGGCATGATAGGAATGGCtaaatgcactaaacaagtccttagcaatggatgaatgacatggcaatcaactttaccttgctttgcgcGAAGGAGAAGCAtgccatataatgggggtgcatcaacacatacttGAGAAGTCAAATATGtccaattcattccttagctcaCAAAACctattctcatcaagtggcttggtgaatatgtcggcaagttgatcatcgatgtccacactctcaatgcaaatatcccctttttgttggtgatctcttataaaatgatggtagacatctatatgctttgttcttgaatgttgaactaggttgttggtgagcttcacggcactctcattgtcacatagcaatggcacttgtttgaatttgattccaaagtcactcaaagtagcattcatccaaagtaattgagcacaacaactactagccgaaatgtactccgctttggcggttgaaagtgctacactattttgcttctttgatgaccaagatataagtgatcttcccaatagttgatatttgacatgtgcccgatgtgctctttctctcaactttggatcccgtataatcggagtccgaatatccaatcaactcaaatgtaactcctttaggataccacaatctAATATTTTGTATatgtttcaagtacctcaatattctcttagttgccttcaaatgactctctcttggtgaggcttaaaatctagcacacatgcatacactaaatatcacatttggccttaatgcggtcacatagtataggcttccaatcatagaccgatacatcttttgatccaccatgttgccattagcatcactatccaagctttcatttgtccccattggtgtactaatagctttgctctcatccatgccaaacttcttgagcatgtctttggtgtacttgccttgactcacaaatgtgttatTCATCATTTGCTtaatttaaagaccaaggaagtagctaagctctccaatcatggatatctcaaattcacttgccatcatctttccaaactcctcacaaaaatcttgattggttgatccaaaaataatgtcatcaacatagatttgcaatacaaataagtcattgcctaacttcttggtgaagagagtggtgctaaccttgcccatcttgaatcccttagagagtagaaaatcccttaatctctcataccatgctcttggtgcttgcttcaagccatacaaagcctttctcaacttgtagacatagttgggtttcttctcatcttcaaaaccaggaggttgctcaatatatacaaGCTCATTGATATACCTATTGAGaaatgtacttttcacatccatttggtacaacttgatgttatgggcacaagtataggctaacaagatccttattgcttccaatcttacaatcgaggcataagtttctccaaagtcaagaccttcaacttaagtatatccttgagccactaatcttgctttgttccttacaactatcctatcttgatcttgtttgtttcgaaagacccatttagttctaatcacattgtgatccttaggcctctcaactaactctcatacttgattttttgtgaagttgtttagctcttcatacatagcattcacccaatcaacatcaacAAAGCTTCAACTatattcttaggttcaatggatgacacaaataagaagtgttcacaaaatgataccaatcttgatcttgtttgtacaccactttagatatcatcaatgatagaatccaaaggatgatctcttgcaacattggttggttgaagtacTTGAACTTGATTGTTTGCAGTTGATTGCTTATTTGGCTGAGAAGatatactagccacttgttgttgatcttgcactttatcatcacttgcactagcttgaacttgatcatgagaaccactagcttgtatATTTGAGTtcgagagcacttgattcttgtcatcttcaacttcaatcacctctcttggccttatatcaccaatgtccatgttcttcattgcattgaccaattgagtgcctcttacatcatcttcctcttgggaacccttggttttatcaaactCAACATCAtacacctcctcaagagtaccactagccaaattccaaactctatagcCTTGCTAgaagtggagtaaccaagtaagaaaccttcatcaAATTTCTtcttaaacttgctcaatcttgtgcctttcttcaagatatagcatttgcaactaaaaacctgaaagtatgcaatgttaggctttctatcattcaagagttcatatgggGTCTTCTCctttaatgggtgacaatagagacggttgctatagtagcaagccgtgttgattgctttggcccaaaaagaatgactaacattgtattcactcaacattgatctttccATGTCAattaaagttctattctttctctcaactaggccatttaattatggagtatacttggctgagaattgatgtctaatcccaaactcatcacacaaatcataaactcttgtgttcttgaattcacttccattgtcacttctcactttcttgattgttgtttcaaactcattgtggattctcttgatgaatgtcttgaaggttgcaaacacaccACTCTtatcaataagaaagaacacccatgtatatctaatgaaatcatccacaatcacaaatccatatttgttgccaccaatgctagtgtatgtggttggtccaaacaagtccatgtgcaacaactcaaatgccttagatgtactcatcatgctcttcttagaatgtgtgttgccaacttgctttccggcttgacatgcactacatagcttatccttctcaaatatgatatctttcaagcctctaactagatcatgcttaatcaacttgttcaattgtttcattacaACATGACCaacccttctatgccataaccaacacatactagacttagtgagcaaacatgttgacaattgagcttctctagcattaaaaccgaccaagtatagattctcatatctaaatcctttgaatatcaagttagagccatctacacttatgatctctacatcatccacaccaaatatgcatttgaaaccaagatcacaaagttgggctaccgacaataggttgaagttcaagctctctactattagcatattgaaaatgctcaagtcattggatattgcaatcttaccaagccccttgaccttgcttttgccattgtcatcaaatgtgatactatcaatcccatttctatcattttcattgattgaattgaatattcttgaatcactggtcatgtattttgtgcacccactatcaagcacctaatgccttcctctggttttgtaattgacctacaaaagaagatcaattctttttaggtacccaaatttgcttgggtccttgaaggttagtcactaaggtctttggtacccaaatagccttcttctttggacccacaattggtgtaccaatgaacttagccttcacaccattggcgcccttaacaagcatgtaacaagaatcaaatctaattgaggatatattaggttgcttattcttgttagtcttgcaatattgctctatatgcctaacttgcttgcatctattgcaaaaccgaccattgcccttcacaaagctagctttgggagtgacaaaggccgccttacctttcttaGGTTAtaacctaatccctctttgttgagagaaaacctttggctacacAAGTACTTTAGCAAATggacatctccaccataggcattgcctaaggcacgagtaagCTCATTCAtatccttcttgagggtctcattttccactattagtgaggcatcacaagtgaaaccatcactcaagggtgaagtagaagtggtagtgctacaagaagggttagtgagtGTCGGTGcttcgagttgccaccgactagtaaatttctaatattgcacgtctggctcggatg of Miscanthus floridulus cultivar M001 unplaced genomic scaffold, ASM1932011v1 fs_737_4_5, whole genome shotgun sequence contains these proteins:
- the LOC136532897 gene encoding LOW QUALITY PROTEIN: uncharacterized protein (The sequence of the model RefSeq protein was modified relative to this genomic sequence to represent the inferred CDS: deleted 1 base in 1 codon) — protein: MWHEARRSERKVHDLMDAARRRAQRRAAYLARRRGDPQQALQVSGTRCRVHRDDALYQATEDQQGLIPWNGKQDVLIDRFDGRALLDFIRDSSSRPFRVQEKSEEKEELEEFVNFERYRDLIKHRRRGFSDEAGLQHVVQELEAKALLPFSFDKPQSSQPPASKGAYSQVGYSYKGEGNEESEDLDSDDDDEEEEDEDDDKDFSSDDSSDERMESIAKEFGIKRYNWLVYKDKKNKEEEKRQKEIVKGDPSIKKLSRRERRKASQIEREKEREAARSVGRVSYHDPYREQRRSPSYEAYSRGRRSRSRSRSRSPSHSRHHGRGIHAESNYRSKPKAPRVEYITEFGGSDDTSVPKVSGISPPSSPIRIDIPNRLSGGQILEALHSDPASSLSVEQERTSKLLKPPPSTSSALAKLSKGASGGTGKTPQTEKKETPQERLKRIMSKQLNKQIKKDTAAEIAKKREQERQRQEKLAEVGRYRHRSRSKSLSRSPPRRRRYSRSRSRSRSPRRYRSRSLSSSRSPSRSPRYRSRSRH